AGTGATGCAATGGAAAATGATGGGCTACTCTTCGCCCCGTGGGGCATTCgaatatttatctttttctggTCTCTTTTGAGAGGAATGTGTTGGTTTTTCTTGTGTTTACAATGCTATAATAAGGAATTTAATTTATCATTGGATGGTGACTGTTACTTATTGTTCTTCCTTAATGAGGAGAAGGTGAGGTGGTTTGAATTCGACATTTGCATTTATTGTAGTTCTGTTTCTGCCTCTGATTGCAGCACATGTTTTGAAATTTGCATCCACCCTCCTTTCTTATCTTTTTGGTGTACCTAGTTTTAGTCAGGTAAATATGAATGCATCTATCTGAACTATGAATTATTCTGATTTGACTATAatttaatctttgaaaattttaattttactatttaatttttcaatttgtttttcaatttgtttgatttgagccggCTAACAACACTTTATTTGcaaaatttgaatgaaaaattttgtttatctttacagatatagttagtatatttcatataattctcgcaactataaatttattaaagtaaataattagctcaaattttgaagtcaaagtgcacTTGGGGTGAGCATTTTTGCTGCACAACTTATCAGCTACGTTTGGGCCTATTCTCCTTAATTCACTTCAATTTGGGGTCGCAAAATACATATTGCCACATACTGTTTTGGTGCTACCGATTATTGCAGTTATTATTGTAATTGCGCAAATTATCCTCCTGCGCTCTGTCACGACATGGGGCTATTGTGATTTCATTGTTTGAGGAAGAGAATTATGGGGTTAAAGCCTTTTAAAAGGGCATTGGGGCTAATGAAAATGGGGAAGTTAATATCATTTGCGTTGATGGTAGcgattttcggattcggatttgcgATTTCAAAAGTTGTTGTAAGTTGTAAGTTAATATCATTTGCATTGATGGTGGCGATTTTCGGATCCGGATTCGCAATTTCAAAGGTTGTTGAAGTTGTAAAGGGTGGAGGTTTGGGAGAACAAGGGAGTGGTTTTGGGTGTAGTTAGGAGTTTGGTGGCAGAACTAATTTGTGATTTTGGAGATTTGTATGAGTTTCTTGTTTTGGTTGCCGCTGCAGGAAGCATTAGTGGGGAAAAGGAGAGTGAAGCAAGAAGCAGAAAAGCAAGATGGAACTAACACTGGGGCCTGACCCTCTAATTGTGACTCGATCTGCTCAGTCTTACCATCTGTACGCATTCACAGTATGTAAAAATTGAATCCGTAAtttctggctctgatactacttgttAGATCGTTagcactaaccattaatcccaaaagctcgagctattagaaatacgcaatcaattcatttaaaacgtatagatacagcgcccacgggtttCGATTGTAATTCTATCCACCTAGCCTtacgtcatttcgaacatgacttggcccacCCTACGTACCCATGCCAGCGCGAGCGCTCGCGTTGGCTCGCGCCCACTCGCCTACCCGCGCCCCACGCCTGCGCCCCTCGCTGCCCCCTGGATCCGAATTGtgaattcatatatttatatagattatataggggttcggctactatactattatgagtacgatcgccctcgtactcataaaatgttttcgatgataaagcttccgaatcaacgatccacacagttaaacgttatttacagcatttaaattttctagaaatcaaattttatattttttcgacatcatttaccttacgatcaagaggtcacaaatttgacaatttttaacggccggtatgaaatacttgctagtttaacagtgtaaaagaatcggaatttgttgaatttttgatagaaaattctattcactgcatagataaagatcaataattccgatcctgaattgaagaatccgatcatccttttttagaacgtcgttcgattttgacctttcattttatgcccacttgatggactttattatgatttcgaaaatttacaaaatttattttctagaagttttaaatactctagatcatatttaacggagtggatcgtcgattcggaagctcaatcattgaaaacaacttatgagtacgagggctccagtACTCATAATAGAATAGTAGCCATGgcatatagatatagatatagatatagatatagatagatatgctCTACAAATTATTACtattggttaaaaaaaaagggtaaacttcaaataccacccgtggtttcgcactttcttactttagtgccctgtggtttaaagtgtactaAGTTATTGTCccatggttttatttttatcttttcgtcagtttttccattaatatttcgttaaattatatataaaaagcttcaaataccccaCTTAGGTTTATTGagtattcattttagtaccctttagttttaactttgtactgatttaacaaaaaaaaatagtgaaatcgataataaaaaagataaaaataaaacgacATAGCAcgaaattgatacactttaaatcataagatactaaagtgagaaaatgtaaaACTACAGGGGTgtcatttgaagttttttctataaaaaaataaaaaaaaaacactacaaATGGAGAGACAACGTTACTGGGCGGTGACAACAACCTCTACCCCAATACTTCGTCCCAAAGCAAAAGTATCACAATGTGGTTAATTTACCATTTTACCCCCGCGTCGAACCCACGCTACACGTTCGAGTCCGTTCACCGCCTTATGAGTTATGAGTCTTTTGACTCACCGCGTCTTCCCCcatttcttttcaaaatttaaatcccCTCCTCCTCGTCCGCCCTTTTCCTCTCCGCCccctcaaaccctaaccctaaccctaaccctaaaactcTCTCTGCGATCGGATCTCGTCGCCATGGGCGGATCACACAGCCGCGAGGGTTTGGAGCTCTCCGActccgaggaggaggagggggaggaggaggaagaagagcaCAGCCGTGAATACGCCGACGCCGAGAACGAGGAAGGAGACGACGCGTCGAGCTCCGATCGGAGCCGTCCCAAAACCCTCAACACCAATCCTGCCACCGCCACAACTCCTTCCTCCATCGACGCCCTCGATCGCAAGCTCCGATCCCTCCAGCTCAAGTACTCCAgatcctcccctcctcctctttcCTCCGCCCAGACCCCCAACCCTAACCTTAACCCTAGTTCGATCAATTCGGTGAAGCTCTACCTCCACATCGGCGGGAGCTCCCCCTCCGCCCGCTGGATCACCTCCGAGAAGCtcacctccttctccttccgCCGCTCCCCCGATCCCTCCTCGGGATCCGAGGACGACTACTCTCCCGCCGCCTCCGGCGCCAGCGCCGGTGCGCCGTGGTTCTTGGTGGTCGGATCCAAGATCCGCGCCCGGGTGGGGCCGGAGCTACAGCTGAAGGCGTTCCCGGATCAGCGGCGCGTCGACTTCGTCGCAGACGGCGTCTGGGCCCTCAAATTCCTCAATCCCGATGGTTACCGTCGTTTCTACAAGCAGTATCAGGATTGCCTCTTCGAGAACACCTACGGTTTCGATGCTACAGATGATAACCGTTTGAAGGTCTATGGCAAGGATTTCATGGGCTGGGCGCAGCCGGATGTTGCCGACGATTCCATATGGGAGGACGCGGAAGAGAGCTTCCTAAAAAGCCCTAAGCCCGTTGCGACGCCATCTAGGGCGAGCCAGGATCTGTTAGAGGAGTTTGAGGAAGCCGTCGACGAGGGTGGAATCCAAAGTCTCGCGCTCGGTGCGCTGGAAAACAGCTTCCTGGTAAGCAATTCCGGAATCCAGGTAGTCAAGAATTTCAGCCACGGGATCCACGGAAAGGGGGTTTCGGTGAGGTATTCCGGTAACGGGAACAAACCGGGAGTCTTCTCGACTCCAAAGAAGGCTCTTTTGATGAAGGCCGAGACCAATATGCTGTTGATGAGCCCTGTGAACGAGGGGAAGCCCCACACGACGGGTGTGCACCAGCTCGATATCGAGACCGGGAAGGTGGTGACAGCGTGGAAGTTTGAGAAGGACGGGACCGACATTACGATGAGAGATATCACCAATGACAACAAGGGATCGCAGCTGGACCCTACGGAGTCGACATTCTTGGGTTTAGATGACAACAGGTTGTGCCGCTGGGATATGAGGGATAGGAGAGGGATTGTTCAGAATCTTGCTAACTCCATGGAATCCCCTGTGCTGGAATGGACACAGGGGCACCAGTTTACTAGGGGGACTAATTTTCAGTGCTTTGCAACGACCGGTGATGGGTCTATTGTGGTCGGGTCATTAGACGGGAAGATTCGATTGTATTCAAAGAACTCGATGAGGATGGCAAAGACAGCTTTTCCGGGATTAGGGTCTCCGATCACCCACGTGGATGTGACATTCGATGGAAAGTGGATTTTGGGCACGACAGATACTTACCTGATCTTGATATCCACTGTTTTTAAGGACAAGGATGGGAAGGAGAAGAATGGGTTTAGCGGGCGGATGGGCAACAAGATCGCAGCACCAAGGTTGCTGAAGCTTACGCCTTTGGACTCGCACCTTGCTGGAGCAAACAATAAGTTCCATGGTGGGCAATTCTCATGGGTAAGTTTTTCATGTCACTTTGTTATGAATAACCATGCTTTGAACATGTAATTGTTTGTCTACGTTCCATGAATCATTATAGGTGGTTAGGTATCCCGCATTTGTTATATGTGTACTAGTATGATTGTCACAAGCAATGCCCAGGCATTTAGGTCGGTTGTTTGTGTGCCTGCGTCACCTATGCAATAGCTTATCAGGCACCTTCTTATAGACTGAGCATGAAGAAATTGATGGGATTTTCTAGGCACCACTTGCATAGTTAGCTCTCTAGCACTTTCTAGCTGATTTGTTAGTGTTTGGAGAAAAATAAATGTTTGGCTAATAAGGATGCAAAGGTATGAGAGGAAAGCCTCTGTACATGGTAGCGGtggcatatatataataatgccCTGGTTACATACTAATGTGGTAATGCCTATCCTTGACGTAGAAAGAGCATGTTATGAAGTCCCTAGGGAAGTACTATGGTGGGTTCAGATCGAGCTTGCAGATGTGTATCAGAGAGTGGAGGCGTATTCTTACCATCATAAGTCCACATTTAGGCCGATATTTCGTTTTATctttgtttttagtttttgatGAACTTAGCTAGTATCTTCTAAGTGATATCATATCCTATATGATATGCTATTCTTTCAGTGATAAACCTTAATAGATTGCTTATGATAAAAGGAGGGTTAGAATAGTGGGGACAAGCTTCGGAGTCCAGATTTACTAAACTAAGGTGAAAATAGGAGAAGATCCCATCGATATTTATGTGTACGGCATGCCCAGGCGCAAGTATTTTCGGTATATCAGCTCAAGATCCCTTGTGATGATGGGATGATGGGATCTTGGCCATAGGATTGATATTGGATGGATGGATTTGATAAGTGCGATGGGCTTCTCGTGATCATTGTCTAGTGTTTCTAAATCTCGAGGGACGTTTTTTAGTTGAATTATTAATCTTGCTTTTCTTTAGGTAAAGAATGATGGCTTGTTAAGAAGTCGCACATGGATGTAACGGATATGAGACTGTCGATTTTTATGTTGGTCTTACAGGAAAATATACGTTGTGAAATGAAGAATTTTGCTCAATAGTGGGAGTAGCCTCAAGTGAGAACCttgaaaggaaaaaatgaaAGGGAAGGATTGTTTAAGATGGCTTGGCCATGTAAATACAGCAATGCAACTGTACCGCTTTGAGAGAGTGAAACCATTCAAGTAGGTGATGTCAAAAAAGATAGAGCTAAGCTAAAAAGTTTTGTAACTTCAGATAATAGAGTATTAGGTAGAGCCCAATATAGGATGGATTGAGATGAGACTTTTGTTATTTGATTTCACTTTACTTGTTTTTTAAGTTGCTTAATCAATTTAATCTGATTTTCACACGTAAAACTGTAGTCTTCGGACCTCCGTCCGGTTAGTATTGCTCTTTCGTTGGTTATCTCCGTATGTATTTAGCAACAACTAGGAAGCGACAGCCATTTTAGCATTGAAGCTGGCTTTGAACTGTCGCACAAAAAATTCAGCGTCCTGATGAATCTACTCACGAGCGCCCAAAGCAACAGCGCTTACTCATGGCTTTGAGTAAACTTGTTAAGTGGTCGCTTGCCGTGAGAATTTCTGTTGGCAGAGGATAGGAAATGTTGGTcgcatttttttcttcttttttttttttctcttcttccgATGAAAGCCGGTCATAATTTTGAAACATATTCACTTTAGGCATTGTTTCTTTAGTAGTCGGCATTAATTTTGAAACACAACAATGTCTGAGATTGATTACTATCTTCTTTGTTAAGAATACTTTTGTTTAGTCTTAGCATGATTCATCGTTACTGGAATGTAATGGCGAGTGCGCTCGTAGTTTAGCTTTCTTCTCTGATAAAACAATGCTTAGACATCTTCTAATTCGACGATCGGTGGTTTAAATTCCCGTCTTAAAATGCAGGTCACCGAGAACGGGAAGCAGGAGAGGCATCTGGTGGCGACTGTGGGGAAGTTCAGCATCATATGGAACTTCATGCAGGTGAAGAACAGCGGCCACGAGTGTTATCGGAACCAGCAGGGGCTGAAGAGCTGCTACTGCTACAAGATCGTCCCCAAGGACGAGTCCATCGTCGACAGCCGCTTCATGCACGACAAGTTCGCGGTGAGCGACTCCCCGGAGGCCCCTCTCGTGGTTGCGACACCCATGAAGGTCAGTTCCTTCAGTATATCTAGTCGCCGCTAGCTAGGTTTTCACGTATTTTCGGTGCAGGAGATTGAGTAGGAATGTTGGGGGTTTGTTGTGATGTATTTGTAATATGTTTTTAACCTTTGTGCTAGTGTGTTGATCTCGTCTTCTATTGGAAACCTTTGTgttactgttttaaaaaaatttacattttctcaaaaaaatatgaaaacattgtagatattttttttttttcaatttttacccTGAACGAACTGTTTATTCCACAAATAAAAAGATGTTAAAACTTTTTACGgtgtaaatttaatttgaccGCTGTACAACAatcatcaaaataatttattaagaaACGTAGACAAATAAATTTGAGTtgctattttattaatattttttgcttGCACAGCTCAGTATAAAATTTGGCCAATTTACagaaaaaatctattaattttgagttttttaaaaaatagaccgtttttttgaattttacataTTCAGACCGAATTTTCAGAAAGAGGATCAAACTATCCGTCtttcaaaatgtataaaaattatatgttttaaatgcctgaaaaaatataattgttaagtcattaattatcaaattttttgtgaAACGAAAATCTTCAttcaagataaaataaaaagaataaaatataattactaagataaaagagtgcaacattctctcaaatagtgcaacatatttttgaaaataatataatatattacaacatactataaaaataatacaatatatgtataaacagtacatattttacactatttatatagatatttacaccatttgtgtaaatattgcactatttagatatatgttgtattctttttttttgaaaattaaatattatgtcataattacatgtaactttctcgtgaaacgagaattCTCAttcaagataaaataaaaataataaagtataattaataagatgaaagagttcAACATTCCCTCAAATAGCGCAACATActcttccaaatagtgcaatatctgtataagtgtaatacacattttgcattgTTCATAtacattgttaatacacattttgcattatttttatactaaattatgcacagtttagtatattgcgcgaaaataatataatatattacaacatattataaaaattatacgtgtagagctactatgctatcggaagtataaagtagttggtgcttccgattttttagcccttggatcaaagattttacgattagaatgatagcggtccccttatggttgagtggttcccattggttaataatattaatccaatggttagaaatgatcaatggggttgatctaagggctaaaatcCGGAAGCATCAAtcactttatgcttccgatagtatagtagctctactcaaaattatacaatatatgtttAAACGGTACATATTTTATACCATTTGTGTAAACATTGCACTGTTATAAGAGAATGTTGCAGCATTTAGATgtgtattgcactctttcattttgaaaattaaatgttattgcatattaaataaagtttcaaattttttgaaaatgacaactgctaagccatatTTACATGTatctttctcgtgaaacgagaatcctaattcaagataaaataaaaaaataaagtataattaataagataaaagagtgcaatattctttcaaatagtgcaatatctgtataagtagtgcaacatatatattattaatacgcattttgcattatttggaagagtatgttgcactatttgagagagaATATTgtactctttcatcttattaattatactttattctttttattttgtcttgaatgaggattctcgtttcacgagaaaagTTCATATAATTATGGCTTAACTGTtgtcatttttaaaaaacttgaaattttatttaatatacaataacatttaattttgaaaagaaaaaatacaacacacatttaaatggtgcaacattctcttataatagtgcaacatttacacaaatggtgtaaatatatgtataaatagtataaaatatgcaccgtttgtacatatattgtataatttttatagtatcttgtaatattttatattattttcgcataatatactatactattcgtaatttagtataaaaataatacaaaatgtgtattaataatacatatgttgcactacttatacagatattgcactatttggaataacatgttgcactctttcatcttattaattatactttattctttttgttttgtcttGAATGAGAATTTTCGTTTTACGAAAaagatacatataattatgaCTTAACAAttgtcatttttaaaaaatttaacactTAATGACTTATCAGTTGCAATTTTCTAGACATTTAAAAcgtataatttttatgcattttgaaagagagataatttggtcatttttttgaaaattcgatgtgaatctgtaaaattaaaaaaaacggcttatttttgcaaaagttcaaaactaataaactttttatgcaaattgaccataaaatttttgatggaagcatattaaaaaaattctttatgatgatcttttattatattaaatgtatttattcaTTTCCTTAATTTGATAGGTAAGATGTTACCATCAATATTTTAAGAAATTGTACTGTTTGACAAGTTGCGTTGTGTGAGAAGATATAACgtagttttaaataattttaaatagcaCAAATTTTGTAATGCAATTTAGTttcaaacagtataatttttttttagtataattttatctcaaatagtataatttcttcttcttatatcttctcttctttgcttattaacaattttttttttgtaacgaTTGCAATACATGATGAtctattcaaaaaaatatagatatatttttcattcttttattttttttcactttctgcATTCTTTTATGTACCGCACCTCTTTCCTCGCCCTCTGCCCCAACTGCTGTTGCTGCCCGCGCCTTGACCCActcttttagagagaaaaaggaccACTTCAATCGTTGTAGAAGtttatttgctattcgataacTTCATAGAGAAGCATATGAAATTAGCTCTATAATTCAAATCAATTAGAGGAAAAAGATATGGTACAGAATGAAGAAGCGAAGAGGCCATATATTTAGAAGAGTTTCAGTGCTTATCTTTTCATCTAGAGGGCATAATGTAACATCAATATATTTAGAGGATTATCTACATATTTTAGCCTTAAAACATGCATTTTGCACACTTAAACCAGTAATTTTCTGCAAGGTGAATAACAATGATATAAAGAATGGATTTAGAACCAAGGCCAAATTTACCACCCACAGAAACATTACACTACTCGAGACTAAATCTGCTAATCACACAGCCCATTGTGTCTAGCAAAAGTTTGCTACCCCAAACAcagaattgaaatttgaaatttgaaatttgaaaaataaaaactacctGGGGTAATTGTCAAATCCACGTAGAATAGGAAATGGGAATTAATTGCATTTGACTACACTAAGGGTTTGAAGATTGCAAATtccacaccaaaaaaaaaaacagaaaaagaagagcgaaccaaaaattaaaaaatatagtgtCTTAAATGGGGAGTTTGTATGGTGATTCAGGTAAAAGTTTCTATGTGATCAAGGAAAAGAAACCTACATGAGAGTTGCTTGTGCTGTTTTTTTGCCTGTTTTTCCGTTTAACCTGAAATCTGCAACCAAAGCAATAGCACACAATTAGCACATCAAATACTAATGCTAATTTTATTGAACAAACGGAATTAGGCCTTGTTTGGTGGCCCAATCGAGCATTACCAAACTACGCCTCAGTCAAGTTATAGATCGAGCCAAACcgaagaaagtgcattgaaattatatagagaataataatttatacttatttaGACATTGCTTTATATACAATGTAGAGAGAACACAGATCAAGGTTCCAATCAGTTGCGATTATATTATGCACCAGTTAAAGTTGCTATTTCCTCAAAAATACCAACGATGTGATCCCTGCCTATTTAGATCGCTGGAAAAGAGATTGAAAATAAACTCAGTATTCCTGGAAAAAGGATTGGAAGGTTCCTAATATCTTCAgaatatcttatttataggtgCACAATAATAACCCACTTCTCATTTAAATTGATTCTGAGGCTCTATAttttatgtcaaaaatatttACAACCAAAAGGATACCATCagataaaagagagagagaaaaagaggttTCCAATCTGCTATCCATCAAATAGCACCAAACATGAAAGGAAACACTgaggcatgtttggttcacctattttagactaagGCAGGGACGAAGTTAGGATTCAATCTTGAGAGgggccaaaatatatttaaatagaaactttagtaataaataataaacaaaatttttcccaattaaaaattttttattaaaaaattattaattaaataatgtatgtaaaagtatgaactttattttttttattttcagatgtttaacttctaattattttatttatattattacattaaaataacttagaaattttactaaatctaacagtatttttttagttttttagtaaataaaattagcatagctattaaatttagtacaattcttgatttagtcaaataaaagagctcacctaagataaataaaagttttaaaaaattattgaataaaatttttagagtagagaaatatattacaaaagacTCTATAAGTAAGaagcttttaatatattttcacccataaaaagagtataccgattaggagaaagagagagagagagttatgttgGCACCATactattaagtaaatattgaaaaactaGAGGGGCCAAAACTATCCATggttcactaaaaaaaaaaactttgaaggACCATTAAGCAAATATTGAGAAGTTGAGGGGGGGCCATGGCTACCTTGGGCCTCCACATAGCTTCGTCCCTGTGtacatttattaaaattagtCATATATGTGTTTAGTTGTACATTTATTCTGTATAATCGGACTGAAGAATTATTGGATAGTGCAAACCTTCTTTCGTATAATTCATAGCTAAAACATAGTTAAGTGGATCTATAAGTGTTGCAAGTCAGTTGTTACACTCAGCAAATTCCTCTCACAGGGAGCATCAGCTGTCCAATGTTGAGATTATTGTTGCAGATATTAGCAAATTCCAAATGGAGGCTACTTTTGATCGAATCTTATCCATAGAGATGTTTGAGGCATGTGATTATTTCAGGGCTTCATCTAAAGTTTTCATTGTCAACTATAGTGTTTGAGCATGAAATTTTACTGCAGCACATGAAGAATTATAAGGAGCTTCTTAAGAAGATATCAATGTGGATGAAGGAGGATAGCCTGCTATTCGTTCATTACTTCTGCCACAAAACATTTGCTTACCACTTCGAGGTATGTTGATATACATTTACTAGTGATGTTGTTTAACTATCCTTTCTCATGTATCACAGCTTCANaactctaaatttacataacacactctctctttcagactttcactgttgcacataaccctaaaacatgataacattcaaattctcaaatccctaatttttttcccctctctctctctctctcgttctccctCAGACCCTCACCCAGTTAGGCaatcaccctagctcacatttcttgcaattattttgtattttgaactattgaacatgttgcatcaaattataggtaatgttatataaaaattaaactattgattatataatgtcaagAATTTCAAtaggctcgtttagagctcgagctcggttcgactcgaaattaggctcgctcgagctcggctcgaattaatttcaagccgagcttgatcctagatttaggctcgaaattaatttcaagccgaatatgagctgacataagctcgctcgagctcggctcgtttccacccctactaaGGAATCAGAATAAGGTTTATTAATTCCAATAGTTGCTGTTTGTTTACAAGAATCGGattcccattcccattccactgACCCAACCCATGTATGTTCCAATCAGCTTTGAATCTCGGATTGACGCATTCCAAGTAAACCACTCACAGCCCTCTATCACAGACATCTCCCTCTGCTCTCCCTTCgtcactctcctctctcttaacCAAAACCCTTTCTCAAAATCCTAAATGTCCATTCCAATTTCTATTCCAATAATGGACCAAACattttttggatgattcgttattccattttccattccaatacaatccaattccatttctcATTTATATTCCaat
This window of the Ananas comosus cultivar F153 linkage group 19, ASM154086v1, whole genome shotgun sequence genome carries:
- the LOC109724893 gene encoding protein CYPRO4-like, producing the protein MGGSHSREGLELSDSEEEEGEEEEEEHSREYADAENEEGDDASSSDRSRPKTLNTNPATATTPSSIDALDRKLRSLQLKYSRSSPPPLSSAQTPNPNLNPSSINSVKLYLHIGGSSPSARWITSEKLTSFSFRRSPDPSSGSEDDYSPAASGASAGAPWFLVVGSKIRARVGPELQLKAFPDQRRVDFVADGVWALKFLNPDGYRRFYKQYQDCLFENTYGFDATDDNRLKVYGKDFMGWAQPDVADDSIWEDAEESFLKSPKPVATPSRASQDLLEEFEEAVDEGGIQSLALGALENSFLVSNSGIQVVKNFSHGIHGKGVSVRYSGNGNKPGVFSTPKKALLMKAETNMLLMSPVNEGKPHTTGVHQLDIETGKVVTAWKFEKDGTDITMRDITNDNKGSQLDPTESTFLGLDDNRLCRWDMRDRRGIVQNLANSMESPVLEWTQGHQFTRGTNFQCFATTGDGSIVVGSLDGKIRLYSKNSMRMAKTAFPGLGSPITHVDVTFDGKWILGTTDTYLILISTVFKDKDGKEKNGFSGRMGNKIAAPRLLKLTPLDSHLAGANNKFHGGQFSWVTENGKQERHLVATVGKFSIIWNFMQVKNSGHECYRNQQGLKSCYCYKIVPKDESIVDSRFMHDKFAVSDSPEAPLVVATPMKVSSFSISSRR
- the LOC109725239 gene encoding uncharacterized protein LOC109725239 isoform X1; the encoded protein is MDAVDSVVDPLREFAKDSFRLVKRCHKPDRKEFTKVAVRTAIGFVVMGFVGFFVKLIFIPINNIIVGSDFRLNGKTGKKTAQATLIYRIANKLLQRLKWSFFSLKEWVKARAATAVGAEGEERGAVHKRMQKVKKNKRMKNISIFF
- the LOC109725239 gene encoding uncharacterized protein LOC109725239 isoform X2 produces the protein MDAVDSVVDPLREFAKDSFRLVKRCHKPDRKDFRLNGKTGKKTAQATLIYRIANKLLQRLKWSFFSLKEWVKARAATAVGAEGEERGAVHKRMQKVKKNKRMKNISIFF